The Algoriphagus sanaruensis genome window below encodes:
- the accB gene encoding acetyl-CoA carboxylase biotin carboxyl carrier protein, which translates to MKAKEIQELIDFISNSGLAEVKIKTEEFELSIKKYAESAAAPVVVAAPAPAPAAAPVPAAAPAPAPVAAPAPAAAPSNLVEIKSPMIGTFYLTPNPDAAPFVSEGASIKAGQTVCIIEAMKLFNEIESEVSGKIVKILVNNATPVEYDQPLFLVDPAG; encoded by the coding sequence ATGAAAGCCAAAGAGATTCAAGAATTGATTGACTTCATTTCCAACTCAGGTTTAGCTGAAGTCAAAATCAAGACCGAAGAATTCGAATTATCGATCAAGAAATATGCAGAATCAGCCGCTGCGCCTGTTGTAGTGGCTGCCCCTGCTCCAGCTCCGGCTGCGGCCCCAGTTCCTGCTGCTGCTCCTGCCCCAGCACCAGTTGCTGCTCCAGCTCCTGCTGCTGCTCCATCTAATCTAGTCGAAATTAAATCGCCAATGATTGGAACGTTCTACCTTACTCCGAATCCAGATGCCGCTCCTTTTGTAAGTGAAGGGGCTAGTATTAAGGCAGGCCAAACCGTGTGCATCATTGAAGCCATGAAACTTTTCAATGAAATCGAATCTGAAGTTTCTGGAAAAATCGTGAAAATATTGGTGAACAATGCGACTCCAGTGGAATACGATCAACCACTATTCTTGGTAGATCCAGCTGGTTAA
- a CDS encoding YceD family protein, with protein MVKFWKTFDIEVIKFKEGRHEVDFEIGDEFFAHFEDNELLEHGSLTARVILDKGVNLIEANFQISGTVELTCDRSLEPFDHTLDISEDIIYKYGSEEQEIDDQVIMITRDTPSINIAQLIYEFILLALPAKKIHPDYINELDDEEFEGEGGIVYLDQDSDEELETELPEETKPVDPRWEQLLKLKNKEQS; from the coding sequence ATGGTGAAATTCTGGAAAACCTTTGACATTGAAGTCATTAAGTTCAAAGAAGGACGTCACGAAGTTGATTTTGAAATAGGTGATGAGTTCTTCGCCCATTTTGAAGACAACGAACTCCTAGAGCATGGAAGCTTGACCGCACGGGTCATTCTCGACAAAGGAGTAAACTTAATAGAAGCAAATTTTCAAATTTCCGGAACAGTTGAATTGACTTGTGATCGAAGTTTGGAGCCATTTGACCATACATTAGATATTTCGGAAGACATTATCTATAAATATGGATCTGAGGAGCAAGAGATTGATGACCAAGTCATCATGATCACTAGAGACACTCCTTCTATTAATATCGCTCAATTGATTTACGAATTCATCCTTCTTGCATTACCTGCAAAAAAGATTCATCCCGATTACATCAATGAATTAGATGATGAAGAATTTGAAGGAGAAGGAGGAATCGTTTACCTGGATCAGGATTCCGATGAAGAACTTGAAACAGAATTACCAGAAGAAACTAAACCAGTTGACCCTAGATGGGAACAGCTATTAAAATTAAAAAACAAAGAACAATCATAA
- the rpmF gene encoding 50S ribosomal protein L32, whose product MAHPKRKISKTRRDKRRTHYKLEAPGLAKCPTTGEMHLPHRAFWLEGKLYYKGQVIIEKEVTA is encoded by the coding sequence ATGGCACATCCTAAACGCAAAATTTCGAAAACCAGAAGAGATAAGAGAAGAACTCATTATAAGCTCGAGGCTCCAGGATTGGCAAAATGCCCAACTACTGGTGAAATGCACCTACCTCACAGAGCATTTTGGTTAGAAGGTAAATTGTATTACAAAGGACAAGTTATTATCGAAAAAGAAGTAACTGCTTAA
- the rsmA gene encoding 16S rRNA (adenine(1518)-N(6)/adenine(1519)-N(6))-dimethyltransferase RsmA: MEKVKPKKHLGQHFLTDLSIAERIAQAVTGHGGVEDLLEIGPGMGVLTDFLLNQGLNLYLIDIDKESIAYLHQKYPQLGDKILEGDYLKYDFSQIFPKGYAIAGNFPYNISSQIFFRVLENRHQVTEVVCMLQKEVAQRIASPKGNKDYGILSVLLQAFYDIEYLFSVPPGVFNPPPKVNSGVIRLKRNSTISLDCNEKLFFQVVKGGFGTRRKTLRNSLKSFQLTEEFKANPILDKRAEQLDVADFVFLTQQIEAGRGSN; this comes from the coding sequence ATGGAAAAAGTCAAACCTAAAAAGCACCTCGGACAACACTTTCTTACTGATCTGAGTATCGCTGAGCGAATTGCTCAGGCAGTCACAGGACATGGAGGAGTGGAGGACCTATTGGAAATTGGTCCTGGTATGGGGGTATTGACCGACTTCCTGCTGAATCAAGGTCTGAATCTTTACTTAATTGATATTGATAAGGAAAGTATAGCTTATCTCCATCAAAAATACCCTCAATTGGGAGATAAGATTTTGGAAGGTGACTACTTGAAGTATGACTTCTCTCAAATCTTTCCAAAAGGATATGCAATCGCTGGAAATTTCCCATACAACATTTCTTCCCAGATATTTTTCAGAGTTTTGGAAAATAGACACCAAGTCACTGAAGTTGTTTGTATGCTTCAAAAGGAAGTAGCCCAACGCATAGCATCTCCAAAGGGGAATAAGGATTATGGCATTCTTTCTGTTTTACTGCAGGCATTCTACGATATCGAATACCTTTTCTCAGTTCCTCCAGGGGTTTTTAATCCTCCTCCTAAAGTAAATTCAGGAGTGATTCGTTTGAAAAGAAATTCAACTATCTCCCTTGATTGTAATGAAAAACTCTTCTTTCAAGTGGTAAAAGGTGGCTTTGGGACTCGACGAAAAACCCTTCGAAATTCACTCAAATCCTTCCAACTGACGGAAGAATTTAAAGCGAATCCTATCTTAGATAAACGGGCAGAGCAACTGGATGTAGCTGACTTTGTCTTTTTAACCCAACAAATTGAAGCTGGTCGTGGAAGTAATTAA
- a CDS encoding beta-ketoacyl-ACP synthase III — translation MDKIRAIITGIQGYVPEYRLTNQELETLVDTNDEWITSRTGIKERRILKGENQGTSVMGAEAVRQLLEKTGTNPLDIELIICATVTPDMPFPATANIIAEQVGAKNSFSFDIGAACSGFLYALQMGAQFIQAGTHKKVIVVGADKMSAIVDYTDRTTCILFGDGAGAVLLEATTEETGIMDAILKSDGAGAPYLHMKAGGSRRPATHETIDNREHFAYQEGSTVFKFAVTNMADVSAEVMERNGLKGEDIAWLVPHQANKRIIDATANRMGVGPEKVMMNIERYGNTTAATIPLCLWEYEKQLKKGDNLILAAFGGGFTWGAIYLKWAYDPK, via the coding sequence ATGGACAAAATAAGAGCCATAATCACCGGTATCCAGGGATATGTTCCAGAATATCGGTTGACCAATCAAGAACTTGAGACCTTGGTAGACACCAATGACGAGTGGATCACCTCTCGAACAGGAATCAAGGAAAGAAGAATCCTCAAAGGAGAAAATCAAGGCACTTCAGTAATGGGAGCTGAGGCTGTCAGACAACTCCTTGAGAAGACTGGAACCAATCCTTTGGACATTGAGCTAATCATTTGCGCTACAGTAACTCCGGATATGCCTTTCCCTGCAACCGCAAACATTATCGCGGAACAGGTGGGAGCTAAAAACTCATTCAGCTTTGATATTGGTGCGGCTTGTTCTGGATTTTTATATGCCTTACAAATGGGCGCCCAATTTATTCAAGCAGGTACCCACAAAAAGGTTATTGTGGTAGGTGCTGATAAAATGTCAGCCATCGTGGATTACACAGACCGAACCACTTGTATTCTTTTTGGTGATGGCGCTGGAGCAGTATTGCTTGAAGCCACTACCGAAGAAACGGGTATTATGGATGCTATCCTTAAGTCTGATGGAGCTGGAGCCCCCTATCTTCACATGAAGGCAGGAGGTAGCAGAAGACCAGCTACCCATGAAACTATAGACAACCGAGAGCATTTTGCTTACCAAGAAGGTTCTACTGTATTTAAGTTTGCTGTAACCAATATGGCAGATGTAAGCGCTGAAGTAATGGAGCGCAATGGCCTAAAAGGTGAGGACATTGCATGGTTGGTACCTCATCAAGCCAACAAAAGAATCATCGATGCCACAGCCAATCGAATGGGGGTTGGACCTGAAAAGGTAATGATGAATATCGAGCGCTATGGAAATACTACCGCAGCCACTATTCCTCTTTGCCTTTGGGAATACGAAAAACAATTGAAAAAAGGAGACAATTTAATCCTTGCCGCTTTTGGTGGTGGATTTACTTGGGGAGCCATTTATTTGAAATGGGCCTACGATCCGAAATAA
- the efp gene encoding elongation factor P — protein sequence MASTADFKNGLCLEMNNDIYTIVEFQHVKPGKGAAFVRTKLKSLRSGKVLDKTFSAGEKVTTARVEKRPHQFLYKDDLGYNFMDTETFEQISLEEKLIERANLMKDGQMVDILVHAETETPLSVELPPFVELMITYTEPGIKGDTATNALKPAIVETGATVMVPLFVDQDIMIKVDTRDGSYSERVK from the coding sequence ATGGCATCTACTGCAGATTTTAAAAATGGGCTATGTCTTGAAATGAACAATGACATTTATACCATTGTCGAATTTCAGCACGTTAAACCAGGAAAAGGAGCGGCATTCGTCCGCACTAAGCTTAAAAGTTTACGATCTGGCAAAGTGCTGGATAAAACTTTTTCTGCTGGTGAAAAAGTGACTACTGCAAGAGTTGAAAAAAGACCTCATCAGTTTCTTTACAAAGATGATTTGGGATACAATTTCATGGATACTGAAACTTTTGAACAAATCTCATTAGAGGAAAAATTAATTGAAAGAGCGAACTTGATGAAAGATGGTCAAATGGTCGACATCCTCGTTCATGCGGAAACAGAGACCCCTCTTTCTGTAGAATTACCTCCATTTGTAGAGCTAATGATTACCTATACCGAACCAGGTATTAAAGGTGATACTGCCACTAATGCATTGAAGCCTGCTATCGTCGAAACAGGTGCTACGGTAATGGTGCCACTATTTGTGGATCAAGATATCATGATCAAAGTGGATACCCGAGATGGTTCCTACTCCGAGCGTGTAAAATAA
- a CDS encoding HIT family protein has protein sequence MASIFTKIINREIPSQIIAEDDRHIAFLDIMPLVKGHVLVVPKEEVNYIFDMEPMALADLQIFAQKVAKAMDKTIKCTRIGVAVIGLEVPHVHIHLVPLKTMDDINFTRPKLKLTGEELAEIADQIRAGF, from the coding sequence ATGGCAAGTATTTTCACCAAAATCATCAACCGAGAAATCCCCTCCCAAATTATTGCTGAGGATGATCGTCATATCGCTTTTTTGGATATCATGCCACTGGTCAAAGGCCATGTTTTGGTAGTTCCAAAAGAAGAAGTGAATTACATCTTTGATATGGAGCCTATGGCTTTGGCAGACCTGCAGATTTTTGCTCAAAAAGTGGCTAAGGCTATGGATAAGACGATTAAGTGCACGAGAATCGGGGTGGCGGTGATTGGCCTTGAGGTTCCTCATGTGCACATCCATTTGGTTCCTTTGAAAACTATGGACGATATAAATTTTACTCGACCAAAGCTTAAACTGACCGGGGAGGAACTGGCG
- the pdxA gene encoding 4-hydroxythreonine-4-phosphate dehydrogenase PdxA — translation MNNKKQKPILGISIGDINGIGVEVTLKALSDPRVFKNFTPLIYGHGKVISFFRKQLNLEEFNFTQIRNVEEVQHRKVNVLNITEESPEVVPGVETQEAGKFAFEALKQATEDLKSGKIQGLVTAPVNKNNINTPEFSFVGHTEYITQYVGAQESLMMMVGENLRVGLITGHIPLSQVSSKVTKEKIIEKANLFLKSLQKDFGIGKPKIAILGLNPHAGEDGLLGKEEEEIIKPAIRELKDQNKLVFGPYPADGFFGMLHQYKFDGVLAMYHDQGLIPFKSLAFSSGVNFTAGLPVVRTSPDHGTAYNIAGKNLADEGSMRAALLLASDILEVHFQESEEN, via the coding sequence ATGAATAATAAAAAGCAAAAACCCATTTTGGGAATTAGTATTGGGGATATCAACGGAATTGGAGTTGAGGTTACGCTAAAAGCGCTTTCCGACCCAAGAGTATTTAAAAACTTCACTCCTTTGATTTATGGCCATGGAAAGGTTATTTCTTTTTTCCGAAAACAACTGAATTTGGAAGAGTTCAATTTCACTCAAATCCGAAATGTAGAAGAGGTTCAGCATCGAAAGGTAAACGTCTTAAATATCACTGAAGAAAGTCCTGAAGTAGTCCCCGGTGTCGAAACCCAAGAAGCAGGGAAGTTTGCCTTTGAGGCTTTGAAACAAGCTACAGAAGATTTGAAATCAGGAAAAATCCAAGGATTGGTTACTGCTCCAGTCAATAAAAACAATATCAATACTCCTGAATTTTCTTTTGTAGGACATACTGAATATATCACCCAATATGTCGGGGCTCAAGAAAGCTTGATGATGATGGTGGGTGAAAACCTAAGAGTTGGATTGATCACCGGACATATCCCTTTATCACAAGTATCTTCCAAAGTCACGAAAGAAAAAATCATCGAAAAAGCCAACCTATTTTTAAAGAGCCTTCAAAAAGACTTTGGAATAGGGAAGCCGAAAATTGCCATCCTGGGACTTAACCCACATGCAGGAGAAGATGGCTTATTGGGAAAAGAAGAGGAAGAAATTATTAAACCTGCTATTCGAGAACTCAAAGACCAAAATAAATTGGTGTTTGGCCCTTATCCAGCAGATGGTTTTTTTGGTATGCTTCACCAATACAAGTTTGATGGTGTGCTGGCCATGTATCATGATCAAGGACTAATCCCATTTAAGTCACTTGCATTTAGCTCTGGGGTAAATTTTACTGCCGGACTTCCGGTGGTCAGAACCTCGCCAGATCATGGTACCGCCTATAATATTGCAGGTAAAAATCTAGCTGATGAAGGTTCCATGAGAGCTGCTTTGCTTTTAGCCAGCGATATTCTAGAAGTCCATTTCCAAGAATCGGAAGAAAATTAA
- the greA gene encoding transcription elongation factor GreA codes for MSKVQYYTEEGLKKLKDELQELKTKGRADIARQIAEARDKGDLSENAEYDAAKDAQGLLELKIAKLEEVVGNARILDNSKMDTSKAGILSTVKIKNVKNGMVVSYTLVSEEEADLKSGKISLGSPFGKGLVGKTIGEIAEINAPAGKLQFEILDITY; via the coding sequence ATGTCAAAAGTACAATACTACACAGAAGAAGGATTAAAGAAGCTTAAGGATGAGCTTCAGGAGTTGAAGACAAAAGGTCGTGCAGATATTGCCCGTCAAATTGCCGAGGCACGCGACAAAGGTGACCTCAGTGAAAATGCGGAGTACGATGCGGCTAAAGATGCGCAGGGACTTTTAGAGCTTAAAATCGCAAAATTGGAAGAAGTCGTAGGGAATGCAAGGATTTTGGATAATTCCAAAATGGATACTTCCAAAGCCGGCATTTTGAGCACAGTTAAAATCAAAAATGTCAAAAATGGAATGGTCGTAAGCTATACCTTGGTTTCTGAAGAAGAAGCTGATTTGAAGTCAGGGAAAATATCTTTGGGTTCTCCATTTGGAAAGGGTCTCGTAGGCAAAACCATTGGCGAAATCGCCGAGATTAACGCGCCTGCAGGGAAGCTTCAATTTGAAATTCTAGACATTACCTATTAA
- the mgtE gene encoding magnesium transporter has protein sequence MEVIKQFELSKEYLESLRQGIEEANIDFIQESLDGVKVADIAAILDELSMSESIYVLRLLEKQLASDILIELDEDNLLKVLPELETAEVASWIELMDSDDGADILSLFGEKEREEVIAEIQDRVKLEQILELLRYEEDTAGGIMAKEFIRANKNWNVIQTINEIRRQAENVEKIYSIYVVNNRLQLLGRVSLKKIILAASETKIEDIFEEDVISVPVHMDQEEVAAVMRKYDLESVPVVNAKNKLVGRITVDDILDVVQEEADEDIQAMAGVSADIEESDSVFTISKARLPWLLIGVIGGLMGAKIIGFFEDGLSKYLALASFIPLVAATGGNVGIQASSLIVQSLASKSAFDDTPLQRFLKGLSVALLNGFVLGGFVFLVVVFLYGFDPIFGITVGSALFCVVLLSSFMGTVTPLVLNRFGINPAIASGPFITTTNDLLGLAVYFGVAMLLLNL, from the coding sequence GTGGAAGTAATTAAGCAATTTGAGCTGTCCAAAGAATACCTCGAAAGTCTCCGTCAGGGGATTGAAGAGGCGAATATTGATTTTATCCAGGAATCTCTGGATGGGGTCAAGGTTGCAGATATAGCAGCTATTTTGGATGAGCTTTCCATGTCAGAGTCCATTTATGTACTCCGATTATTAGAAAAACAGCTTGCTTCCGATATTCTTATTGAGTTGGATGAAGATAATTTGCTCAAGGTTCTTCCAGAATTAGAAACGGCAGAGGTCGCTTCATGGATAGAATTGATGGATTCCGATGATGGAGCTGATATTCTCAGTTTGTTTGGAGAAAAGGAGCGGGAAGAAGTCATTGCCGAGATTCAGGATCGTGTTAAACTAGAGCAAATCCTAGAACTTCTCCGATATGAAGAAGATACTGCTGGGGGGATTATGGCGAAGGAATTTATCCGAGCCAACAAGAATTGGAATGTGATCCAAACCATCAATGAAATAAGACGGCAAGCCGAAAATGTTGAGAAGATTTATTCAATCTATGTGGTAAATAACCGTCTGCAATTGCTGGGTCGAGTTTCTCTCAAAAAAATAATTCTTGCAGCTTCTGAGACCAAAATTGAAGATATTTTCGAAGAAGATGTGATTTCTGTGCCAGTCCACATGGATCAGGAGGAAGTTGCAGCAGTCATGCGAAAATATGACTTGGAATCAGTTCCTGTTGTTAATGCCAAAAATAAATTGGTAGGTCGAATTACGGTAGATGACATCTTGGATGTTGTTCAGGAAGAAGCTGATGAAGATATCCAGGCAATGGCTGGGGTTTCTGCTGATATTGAGGAATCTGACTCCGTATTTACCATTTCCAAAGCCCGACTTCCTTGGCTATTGATTGGAGTTATTGGAGGTTTGATGGGGGCTAAGATTATCGGATTTTTTGAGGATGGTTTGAGTAAATATCTTGCTCTCGCTTCGTTTATTCCATTGGTGGCTGCGACAGGAGGGAATGTTGGAATTCAGGCATCATCTTTAATTGTACAATCCTTAGCTTCTAAGTCTGCATTTGATGACACTCCTTTACAGCGATTTTTGAAGGGTCTTTCAGTGGCTCTTCTCAATGGGTTTGTATTAGGGGGATTTGTTTTTTTGGTGGTGGTTTTCTTGTACGGATTCGATCCCATTTTCGGGATTACGGTTGGTTCGGCACTTTTTTGTGTGGTTTTGCTTTCCTCATTTATGGGGACAGTTACCCCTTTGGTGCTCAACCGCTTTGGAATTAATCCAGCCATCGCCTCCGGACCATTTATCACCACCACCAATGATCTATTGGGGCTCGCTGTTTATTTCGGTGTAGCCATGTTGCTGCTTAATCTTTAA
- a CDS encoding NAD(P)-dependent oxidoreductase, whose translation MKILIIDEMHLSIIDLLQTEGHEVVYSPKITREEILDQIDQFEGLIIRSKTPMDKPLLEKGIRLKFIGRAGAGLDQIDLDYLDERKIKLFHAAEGNRDAVAEHALGGLLALMNQLIQADQQVRKGIWDREGNRGHELMGKTVGIFGFGNMGKSFAKRLHGFDVEILAYDKYKFDFGNDRVQEVIWEKVKAEADVLSIHVPLTPETKNFFTLEELRGFSKPFWLINTARGEVISFETLNSALDEGILKGAVLDVLENEKFQKFSHNQKEEFERLAQRQNVLFSPHVAGWTFESYDKINRVLVKKIKKAFSN comes from the coding sequence ATGAAAATCCTGATTATCGATGAAATGCATCTAAGCATCATCGACTTGCTCCAAACTGAAGGTCATGAGGTGGTCTATTCACCTAAAATCACCAGGGAGGAAATTTTAGATCAAATCGATCAATTTGAGGGGTTAATTATTCGGTCCAAAACCCCCATGGATAAGCCTCTTCTAGAGAAAGGAATCCGGCTGAAATTTATCGGGAGAGCGGGGGCAGGTTTGGACCAAATTGATCTTGATTATTTGGATGAAAGAAAGATCAAGCTGTTTCATGCGGCGGAAGGAAATCGAGATGCCGTTGCAGAACATGCCCTTGGAGGATTATTGGCATTGATGAATCAGCTGATCCAAGCTGACCAACAGGTAAGAAAAGGAATCTGGGATCGAGAAGGAAATCGAGGTCATGAGTTGATGGGAAAGACTGTGGGGATTTTTGGTTTTGGAAATATGGGGAAGTCTTTCGCAAAAAGACTCCACGGCTTTGATGTTGAGATCTTAGCTTATGATAAATACAAGTTTGACTTTGGAAATGACCGTGTACAAGAAGTCATTTGGGAGAAAGTGAAAGCAGAGGCAGATGTTCTTAGCATTCACGTACCACTGACTCCGGAGACTAAAAACTTTTTCACTTTAGAGGAATTACGGGGATTTTCGAAGCCTTTTTGGTTGATCAATACAGCTAGGGGAGAAGTCATTTCTTTTGAAACCTTAAACTCTGCCTTGGATGAGGGGATTTTGAAAGGAGCGGTATTGGATGTTTTGGAAAATGAGAAGTTTCAGAAGTTTTCGCATAATCAAAAAGAAGAATTTGAGCGATTAGCCCAACGTCAAAATGTGTTGTTTTCTCCTCATGTGGCGGGATGGACTTTTGAGTCTTATGACAAGATTAATCGGGTTTTGGTTAAAAAAATTAAGAAGGCTTTCTCGAATTAA